A section of the Thioflexithrix psekupsensis genome encodes:
- the gcvPA gene encoding aminomethyl-transferring glycine dehydrogenase subunit GcvPA has translation MSYIPHTPDEIKQMLSTIGVDNIEDLFAEIPKELRCDLHSEALTALTPRLSEMEIAQLMRQRAEQNGKTYCFIGAGAYDHYIPAAVWELTTRGEFYSAYTPYQAEASQGTLQLLYEFQSMISGLTGMEAANASLYDGASALAEAVLMAVRLRKNKAQKILIPKTVHPIYRSVLYSLTAAQGIEYIELNYDATSGVTDLTQLPSTTDGVAALIIPQPNFFGQLEWVDDLARWAQQRDLLVIALVNPLSLAVLKPPGEWGESGADMVCGEGQPLGIPMSGGGPCFGFMSCKKAHVRQMPGRIVGRTVDLDGNTGYTLTLQAREQHIRRAKATSNICTNQGLMVTAASIYLSLLGPAGLAETARACHRNTSLLLEELSHISGIRPVFNHPYFHEVVVRIEHSQSVADILTSLANLHILGGYDLSQTYPELGPCLLICATEMRTVADIEHYAANLRSILTQSSTIGLPL, from the coding sequence ATGTCTTATATTCCACATACTCCAGATGAAATAAAGCAGATGTTATCTACAATTGGTGTGGATAATATTGAAGATTTATTTGCAGAAATTCCTAAAGAATTACGTTGTGATTTGCATTCGGAAGCATTGACTGCGCTAACGCCACGTTTATCAGAAATGGAAATCGCACAGTTAATGCGTCAGCGCGCAGAACAGAATGGTAAAACTTATTGTTTTATTGGTGCGGGAGCTTATGATCATTATATTCCCGCAGCCGTGTGGGAATTAACGACACGCGGCGAATTTTATTCTGCTTACACGCCTTATCAAGCGGAAGCGAGTCAGGGAACTTTGCAATTATTATACGAATTTCAAAGCATGATCAGTGGCTTAACCGGTATGGAAGCGGCTAATGCGTCGTTGTATGATGGTGCGTCGGCTTTGGCCGAAGCGGTATTGATGGCGGTGCGTTTGCGTAAAAATAAGGCGCAAAAAATTTTAATTCCCAAAACCGTTCATCCAATTTATCGCAGCGTATTGTATAGCTTAACGGCGGCACAAGGAATTGAGTATATTGAACTGAATTATGACGCAACATCGGGTGTGACGGATTTAACTCAATTGCCAAGCACGACAGATGGGGTGGCGGCTTTAATTATTCCGCAACCTAATTTTTTTGGTCAATTGGAATGGGTGGATGATTTGGCGCGTTGGGCGCAGCAACGGGATTTGTTGGTGATTGCGCTGGTGAATCCGCTCAGTTTAGCGGTGTTGAAGCCGCCGGGCGAGTGGGGCGAATCGGGTGCGGATATGGTTTGTGGCGAGGGGCAACCGTTGGGTATTCCCATGTCGGGTGGGGGGCCTTGTTTTGGTTTTATGTCGTGTAAAAAGGCACATGTGCGACAAATGCCCGGGCGAATTGTCGGGCGCACGGTCGATTTAGATGGAAATACAGGATATACCTTAACGTTACAAGCCCGTGAACAGCATATTCGCCGCGCTAAAGCCACGTCTAATATTTGCACGAATCAAGGCTTAATGGTGACAGCGGCCAGTATTTATTTATCGCTATTAGGGCCGGCGGGTTTAGCGGAAACGGCACGCGCTTGTCATCGCAACACGTCTTTATTGTTAGAAGAATTAAGCCATATTAGCGGCATTCGTCCTGTATTTAATCATCCTTATTTTCATGAGGTGGTGGTGCGCATTGAGCATTCTCAATCTGTGGCTGATATTTTGACTTCGTTGGCGAATTTGCATATTTTGGGTGGTTATGATTTAAGCCAAACTTATCCTGAATTGGGGCCATGTTTATTAATTTGCGCCACAGAAATGCGTACAGTCGCTGATATTGAACATTATGCGGCTAATTTACGCTCTATATTAACCCAAAGTTCAACCATAGGTTTACCTTTATGA
- the gcvH gene encoding glycine cleavage system protein GcvH, producing MSEIPNTLKYTRSHEWVRLEDDGSVTVGITDHAQTLLGDLVFVDLPDVGQEVFANEDCAVVESVKAASDVYSPLDGEVIAINSDLVDHPELVNSSPYDKGWLFQIRPENATVLDELLDPEDYEALLAEED from the coding sequence ATGAGCGAAATTCCCAATACATTAAAATATACCCGTTCTCATGAGTGGGTGCGATTAGAAGACGATGGAAGTGTCACTGTCGGCATTACTGATCATGCACAAACGTTATTGGGCGATTTGGTGTTTGTGGATTTGCCTGATGTGGGACAGGAAGTTTTTGCGAATGAAGATTGTGCTGTGGTAGAGTCGGTGAAAGCGGCTTCTGATGTGTACAGTCCTTTGGATGGGGAAGTGATTGCTATTAACAGTGATTTGGTCGATCATCCTGAATTGGTGAATAGCAGTCCTTATGATAAAGGGTGGTTATTTCAAATTAGACCTGAAAATGCCACCGTATTAGATGAATTATTAGACCCAGAAGATTATGAGGCTTTATTGGCTGAAGAAGATTAA